One genomic region from Solirubrobacterales bacterium encodes:
- a CDS encoding peroxiredoxin: MALQLGDTAPDFEADSTEGPIRFHDWIGDSWAVLFSHPKDFTPVCTTELGYMAKIKPEFDKRNVKIMGLSVDTTSDHEGWARDIEETQGQAPNYPIVADGDFSVSKLYGMLPAETSGDPGERTPADNQTVRNVFVIGPDKKIKLILVYPMTTGRNFDEVLRVIDSLQLTANHKVSTPVNWQQGEDVIIAGSVSDDAAKEIWPDGWESPKPYIRIVPQPR; encoded by the coding sequence ATGGCATTGCAGCTTGGCGACACGGCACCGGATTTCGAGGCCGATTCGACTGAGGGCCCGATCCGCTTCCACGACTGGATCGGCGACTCGTGGGCCGTCCTGTTCTCGCACCCGAAGGACTTCACTCCGGTGTGCACGACCGAGCTCGGCTACATGGCGAAGATCAAGCCCGAGTTCGACAAGCGGAATGTGAAGATCATGGGTCTCTCGGTCGACACGACCAGTGACCACGAGGGGTGGGCGCGCGACATCGAGGAGACACAGGGCCAGGCGCCCAACTACCCGATCGTCGCCGACGGCGACTTCAGCGTCTCGAAGCTCTATGGGATGCTGCCCGCCGAGACCTCGGGGGACCCGGGCGAGCGCACCCCGGCCGACAACCAGACGGTCCGGAACGTGTTCGTCATCGGCCCCGACAAGAAGATCAAGCTGATCCTGGTCTATCCGATGACCACGGGCCGCAACTTCGATGAGGTGTTGCGCGTCATCGACTCCCTGCAGCTGACCGCCAACCACAAGGTCTCGACGCCGGTCAACTGGCAGCAGGGCGAGGACGTGATCATCGCCGGCTCGGTCTCAGACGACGCAGCGAAGGAGATCTGGCCCGACGGCTGGGAGTCGCCGAAGCCCTACATCCGGATCGTCCCCCAGCCGCGCTGA
- a CDS encoding L,D-transpeptidase: MSRATKAIGVLAVVALVGEAVVLAVLLRGDSNGNSAGSSPPVVTVGKAPRPKPPAAPAAAESPPHKPPPAPEVAKRPQHEPQLLLSDRKHPIVWLRHGAQIQIRSAPGGKVVKTVRWRTQFDSRTVLAVFRRVGQWAGVPTPLVPNGDLGWVKLDPSKLRSGSTPYAIDIDLSRRAAQLRRGDRVLRSFTVTVGAPGTATPTGHFAVTDTFRGNINPAYGCCAVATTARQLSLPSGWLGGDRIAIHGTTGPLGVAASHGCVRATDQDVNALVNTVQPGAPVIIRQ, from the coding sequence ATGAGCCGCGCCACGAAGGCGATCGGGGTGCTTGCGGTGGTGGCCCTGGTCGGGGAGGCGGTCGTGTTGGCCGTCCTGCTCCGCGGGGATTCCAACGGGAACAGCGCAGGCTCGAGCCCGCCCGTGGTGACCGTGGGGAAGGCGCCACGCCCCAAGCCGCCGGCCGCCCCGGCCGCGGCGGAGTCGCCACCTCACAAGCCGCCGCCCGCCCCAGAAGTGGCGAAGCGGCCGCAGCATGAGCCGCAGCTCTTGCTGTCCGATCGCAAGCACCCCATAGTCTGGCTGCGGCATGGCGCCCAGATCCAGATCCGCAGCGCTCCGGGCGGGAAGGTGGTCAAGACCGTGCGTTGGCGGACGCAGTTCGATTCCAGGACGGTGCTGGCTGTGTTTCGCCGCGTCGGTCAATGGGCGGGCGTCCCCACGCCGTTGGTGCCCAACGGCGACCTCGGCTGGGTGAAGCTCGACCCCTCGAAGCTGCGCTCCGGCTCGACGCCCTACGCGATCGACATCGACCTCTCGAGGCGAGCCGCCCAGCTTCGCCGCGGCGATCGGGTCTTGCGCTCGTTCACGGTCACCGTCGGAGCCCCGGGCACTGCCACCCCAACTGGGCACTTTGCGGTCACGGACACCTTCCGCGGCAATATCAACCCGGCCTACGGGTGCTGCGCGGTAGCGACTACGGCCCGGCAGCTCAGCCTGCCCTCTGGCTGGCTCGGAGGGGACCGGATCGCGATCCATGGCACCACCGGCCCGCTGGGCGTGGCGGCGTCGCATGGTTGTGTGCGGGCCACCGACCAGGACGTCAACGCGCTCGTCAACACGGTCCAGCCCGGAGCGCCGGTGATCATCCGCCAGTAG